A single genomic interval of Oncorhynchus mykiss isolate Arlee chromosome 13, USDA_OmykA_1.1, whole genome shotgun sequence harbors:
- the LOC110486349 gene encoding DNA-3-methyladenine glycosylase-like — MAPLYRSLCVFSLGEGAAVLLRALEPLNGLPLMKQLRTTRRREGARPLKDKELCNGPSKLCQALDIPRCFDRRDLASDPEVWLERDTQIGLQEPGLREVVSASRIGIDSHGEWATKPLRFYLRGHHCVSVVNKQAEIQIHSLANNVISDFASSSVDVCDGDTGQS; from the coding sequence ATGGCTCCACTCTATCgttccctgtgtgtgttctctctagggGAGGGTGCTGCTGTGCTTCTGCGGGCTCTAGAGCCTCTAAATGGCCTGCCTCTGATGAAGCAGCTGCGGACAACCAGGCGGAGGGAGGGGGCCCGGCCCCTGAAGGACAAAGAGCTATGCAATGGTCCCTCAAAGCTGTGCCAGGCCCTGGACATACCACGCTGCTTCGACCGGAGAGACCTTGCCTCAGACCCAGAAGTGTGGCTGGAGAGGGACACCCAGATAGGACTGCAAGAGCCAGGCCTCAGGGAGGTGGTCTCAGCAAGCCGGATCGGCATTGACTCTCATGGGGAATGGGCCACCAAACCCCTGCGCTTCTATCTGCGTGGTCACCACTGTGTGAGTGTAGTGAACAAACAGGCAGAGATACAGATTCACTCACTGGCCAACAATGTGATATCAGACTTTGCGTCCTCCTCAGTGGACGTATGTGATGGTGACACAGGACAGAGTTGA